Proteins from a single region of Trichoderma asperellum chromosome 3, complete sequence:
- a CDS encoding uncharacterized protein (CAZy:GT48~TransMembrane:19 (i474-495o522-541i561-581o593-617i629-645o651-673i704-724o730-748i1327-1346o1379-1400i1470-1490o1496-1514i1581-1607o1635-1662i1674-1699o1705-1723i1764-1785o1791-1810i1831-1854o)), whose translation MSGYPAGHHDQYDQNNQTDSYYQDDQYYDHNYDAHGGHGGGHQGGDGYYDESGYYNADPNNPYHHDGGYYEGDDQYHDDYQNHGGYYDQNYNQGARHGSEEDSETFSDFTMRSDMARAAEMDYYGRGDERYNSYDDPQGGNRGYRPPSSQVSYGGNRSSGASTPNYGMDYGNVLPAGQRSREPYPAWTSDAQIPLSKEEIEDIFLDLTSKFGFQRDSMRNMYDHFMTLLDSRASRMTPNQALLSLHSDYIGGDNANYRKWYFAAHLDLDDSVGFANRSKGLKRKAKNKKKKGDDPANEAETLQDLEGDDSLEAAEYRWKTRMNRMSQHDRVRQIALYLLCWGEANQVRFMPELLCFIFKCAHDYLNSPACQALVEPVDEFTFLNNVITPLYQYCRDQGYEILDGVYVRRERDHKNIIGYDDCNQLFWYPEGIERIVLQDKSKLVDVPPAERYLKLKDVNWKKCFFKTYRESRSWFHLLTNFNRIWIIHLTMFWFYTSHNAPTLLVKNYEQQVNQSPSAAKQFSIVGFGGAVASLIQVLATLAEWAYVPRRWAGAQHLTKRLFFLLFVLVLNVAPGVKVFMFPAKDENSPIDHAIGIVHFIIAVISFLFFAVMPLGGLFGSYLLTNSRRYVASQTFTAAWPTLAFNDMAVSYFLWLVVFGVKFGESYVFLALSFKDPVRYLSIMHLECQGDQLFKDILCKNQPKITLGLMMFTDLIFFFLDTYLFYVLVNALFSIARSFYIGSSIWTPWRNIFSRLPKRIYSKVLATTDMEIKYKPKVLISQVWNAIVISMYREHLLAIDHVQKLLYHQVPSEQEGKRTLRAPTFFVSQEDHSFKTEFFPSNSEAERRISFFAQSLSTPIPEPLPVDNMPTFTVMIPHYGEKILLSLREIIREDEPYSRVTLLEYLKQLHPHEWDCFVKDTKILADETSQMSGEEEKNEKDTVKSKIDDLPFYCIGFKSSAPEYTLRTRIWASLRFQTLYRTISGFMNYSRAIKLLYRVENPEVVQMFGGNTDKLERELERMARRKFRICVAMQRYSKFKKEEMENAEFLLRAYPDLQIAYLDEEPPVAEGEEPRLYSALIDGHSEIMENGMRRPKFRIQLSGNPILGDGKSDNQNHSLIFYRGEYIQLIDANQDNYLEECLKIRSVLAEFEEMKTENVSPYTPGVKNNSPAPVAILGAREYIFSENIGILGDVAAGKEQTFGTLFARTMAQIGGKLHYGHPDFLNGIFMTTRGGVSKAQKGLHLNEDIFAGMNAMLRGGRIKHCEYYQCGKGRDLGFGSILNFTTKIGTGMGEQLLSREYHYLGTQLPLDRFLSFYYAHAGFHVNNMFIMLSIQMFMISLMNIGALRHETVKCKYNRQVPITDPLFPTGCQNTDALMDWVQRCVFSIFFVFFLSFVPLIVQELTERGIWRALSRFLKQFFSLSPFFEIFVTQIYANSVQQNISFGGARYIGTGRGFATARIPFGVLYSRFAAPSIYFGARLLMMLLFATVTAWQPALAYFWITLMGLVISPFLYNPHQFAWTDFFIDYRDYLRWLSRGNSRSHASSWIAFCRLSRIRVTGYKRKNLGDKSAKMSGDVPRAAIANIFFTEIFTPLLLAVVTVIPYLFINAQTGVLADKQTVAKGANPPKIQPTASLVRILIVAFGPVAINAGVLMVMFAMACFMGPLLSMCCKKFGSVLAAIAHALAVIFMLVFFEVLFLLEGFNFARTMAGMIAVVSLQRFLFKLIVSLTLTREFKTDQSNIAFWTGKWYSMGWHSVSQPAREFLCKITELSMFAADFILGHWLLMFMLPVILIPRVDTLHSMMLFWLLPSQQIRPPIYSLKQSKLRRRRVIRFAILYFVLAVVMIALIVGPVYGGKAVPASLNNQLSDIAGFRLLQPNHQNHDNTNGTQQTGTGAPNYTGAGRKTTSTGAGAGVTGKIRLF comes from the exons ATGTCGGGGTATCCGGCCGGTCATCATGACCAGTACGACCAAAACAATCAAACCGATTCATACTACCAGGATGACCAGTACTATGATCACAATTACGACGCCCATGGAGGGCACGGTGGTGGTCACCAAGGAGGAGATGGTTACTATGACGAATC AGGATACTACAATGCAGACCCCAACAATCCCTACCATCACGATGGCGGGTATTACGAGGGCGACGATCAGTATCATGACGATTACCAGAACCATGGAGGCTATTATGATCAAAATTACAACCAAGGCGCTCGCCACGGCTCTGAAGAAGACTCTGAAACTTTCAGCGATTTTACAATGAGGTCGGATATGGCCAGGGCTGCCGAGATGGACTATTATGGCCGCGGAGATGAGCGATACAACAGCTATGACGACCCTCAGGGCGGCAACAGAGGATACAGGCCTCCGTCTTCCCAAGTTTCTTATGGAGGCAACAGGTCATCAGGAGCATCAACACCTAACTACGGCATGGATTATGGCAATGTTCTGCCAGCTGGGCAGCGCTCGCGTGAGCCGTATCCAGCGTGGACCTCCGATGCCCAAATCCCTCTCTCCAaagaggagattgaagacATTTTCCTCGACCTAACGTCAAAGTTCGGGTTCCAGAGAGACAGCATGCGTAATATGTATGATCATTTTATGACACTGCTGGACTCGAGAGCCTCGCGAATGACGCCCAATCAAGCCCTTCTCTCATTACACAGCGATTACATAGGAGGTGATAATGCCAACTACCGCAAGTGGTATTTTGCGGCCCACCTTGATCTCGATGATTCGGTTGGGTTTGCCAATCGATCCAAGGGATTGAAGCGCAAAGccaagaataagaagaagaagggggatgACCCAGCAAACGAAGCGGAAACGCTGCAGGATCTTGAAGGTGATGATAGtcttgaggctgctgagtaTCGCTGGAAGACCCGGATGAATCGCATGTCCCAGCACGACCGAGTTCGTCAGATTGCCCTTTACTTGCTTTGCTGGGGAGAGGCAAACCAAGTTCGATTCATGCCAGAATTActctgcttcatcttcaaatgCGCGCATGATTACCTGAACTCTCCTGCATGCCAAGCGCTGGTTGAGCCGGTTGACGAGTTCACGTTTCTCAACAACGTCATTACTCCCCTTTACCAGTATTGTCGAGACCAAGGTTACGAAATCCTGGACGGCGTTTATGTCAGACGAGAGCGAGACCACAAGAACATTATTGGTTACGATGACTGCAACCAGCTATTCTGGTATCCCGAAGGCATTGAGCGCATTGTTCTGCAAGACAAGAGCAAGTTGGTTGATGTTCCTCCCGCCGAACGTTACCTTAAGTTAAAGGATGTCAACTGGAAGAAATGTTTCTTCAAGACATACAGAGAATCACGTTCTTGGTTCCATCTCCTGACCAACTTCAACCGCATTTGGATTATCCATCTCACAATGTTCTGGTTCTATACCTCTCATAACGCCCCTACCTTGTTGGTCAAGAACTACGAGCAGCAAGTCAACCAGTCTCCCTCCGCAGCTAAGCAATTTTCTATTGTTGGTTTCGGAGGTGCTGTTGCTTCGCTGATCCAGGTTCTTGCAACTCTAGCGGAATGGGCTTATGTCCCAAGAAGATGGGCCGGCGCGCAACATCTGACCAAAAGGCTATTTTTCCTGCTTTTTGTGCTCGTTCTCAATGTTGCTCCAGGTGTCAAAGTTTTCATGTTTCCCGCCAAAGATGAGAATTCCCCAATCGACCACGCTATCGGCATTGTGCATTTCATCATCGCTGTCATAAgtttcctctttttcgccGTTATGCCTCTGGGAGGCTTGTTTGGCAGCTACTTGCTAACCAACTCTCGACGATACGTAGCTAGTCAGACATTTACAGCTGCCTGGCCCACATTGGCGTTTAATGACATGGCGGTCTCATACTTCTTATGGCTAGTAGTATTCGGAGTCAAATTTGGAGAGTCGTATGTATTTTTGGCTCTATCATTCAAAGATCCGGTTCGATATCTTTCGATCATGCATTTGGAATGCCAGGGTGATCAGCTTTTCAAAGACATTCTGTGCAAGAATCAGCCGAAAATCACTCTGGGTCTCATGATGTTCACTGActtgattttcttcttcctggatACATATTTGTTCTATGTTTTGGTCAATGCACTCTTCTCAATCGCACGATCGTTCTACATCGGTTCGTCCATCTGGACTCCCTGGAGAAACATTTTCTCTCGTCTGCCGAAACGCATTTACTCAAAGGTCTTGGCAACGACCGACATggaaattaaatataaacccaaGGTCCTGATTTCTCAGGTTTGGAATGCTATTGTTATTTCCATGTACAGAGAACATCTTCTCGCTATCGATCACGTACAGAAGCTGCTGTATCATCAGGTCCCATCAGAACAAGAAGGCAAGAGAACACTGCGGGCTCCTACTTTCTTTGTCTCCCAAGAAGATCATTCTTTCAAGACAGAGTTCTTTCCTAGCAACAGCGAAGCAGAACGCCgaatttctttctttgcccaATCTCTCTCTACGCCCATTCCCGAGCCGCTGCCTGTAGATAACATGCCAACATTTACTGTTATGATCCCTCATTACGGAGAGAAGatccttctttctctgcgAGAAATTATTCGTGAAGATGAGCCATATTCTAGGGTGACACTTCTAGAATATCTCAAGCAACTTCATCCACACGAATGGGACTGCTTCGTTAAAGACACCAAAATCTTGGCTGACGAGACATCTCAAATGagcggcgaggaggaaaagaatgaGAAAGACACGGTGAAAAGCAAAATCGACGACCTCCCGTTCTACTGTATCGGATTCAAGTCTTCTGCTCCTGAATACACCCTTCGAACACGAATCTGGGCTTCCCTACGCTTCCAAACTCTTTACAGAACAATCTCTGGTTTCATGAACTATAGCCGAGCTATCAAGCTATTGTACAGAGTCGAAAATCCCGAAGTCGTCCAGATGTTTGGTGGTAACACTGATAAGCTTGAGCGAGAGCTTGAGCGTATGGCCCGCCGTAAATTCAGAATTTGTGTGGCCATGCAGCGTTATTCCAAGttcaagaaagaagaaatggagaATGCCGAATTCCTACTTCGCGCTTATCCCGACTTGCAGATTGCCTATTTGGATGAAGAGCCACCTGTTGCCGAGGGTGAAGAACCTCGACTGTATTCCGCCCTTATTGACGGCCACTCGGAAATCATGGAAAATGGTATGCGGCGCCCGAAGTTCCGTATCCAACTTTCTGGTAACCCAATTCTTGGCGACGGAAAATCCGACAACCAAAATCATTCCCTGATTTTCTACCGTGGTGAATACATCCAGCTTATCGATGCCAACCAAGACAACTACCTGGAAGAATGCCTGAAAATCCGAAGCGTGCTCGCTGAGTTCGAGGAGATGAAGACAGAAAATGTATCTCCATATACCCCTGGTGTTAAAAATAACTCTCCTGCTCCCGTTGCTATTCTTGGTGCACGCGAGTATATTTTCTCAGAAAACATTGGTATTCTTGGTGACGTTGCTGCTGGAAAGGAACAAACTTTCGGTACTCTCTTCGCACGTACTATGGCTCAAATCGGAGGCAAGCTTCACTATGGTCATCCTGATTTCCTCAATGGTATTTTCATGACAACTCGCGGCGGTGTTTCTAAAGCTCAGAAGGGACTGCACCTGAACGAAGATATTTTCGCTGGTATGAATGCCATGTTACGTGGTGGTCGAATCAAGCACTGTGAATATTATCAATGCGGTAAAGGTCGTGATCTTGGTTTTGGTTCTATCTTGAACTTTACCACCAAGATCGGTACCGGTATGGGCGAGCAGCTTCTTTCTCGAGAGTACCATTACCTGGGAACTCAACTTCCATTGGACCGATTCCTGTCATTCTATTATGCTCATGCCGGCTTTCACGTCAACAACATGTTCATTATGCTGTCTATCCAAATGTTTATGATCTCGCTGATGAACATCGGAGCTCTGCGACACGAGACGGTCAAATGCAAGTACAACCGACAAGTGCCCATCACTGATCCTTTGTTTCCTACTGGTTGTCAAAACACGGACGCATTGATGGATTGGGTTCAACGCTGTGTTTTCTCaattttcttcgtcttcttcttgtcattcGTTCCTCTTATCGTGCAGGAACTGACTGAGCGTGGTATTTGGAGAGCTCTTAGTCGATTCTTGAAACAATTCTTCTCACTTTCACCGTTCTTTGAAATTTTCGTCACTCAGATCTACGCGAACTCTGTGCAACAGAACATTTCGTTTGGCGGTGCACGATATATTGGAACAGGTCGTGGTTTCGCCACAGCTCGCATTCCATTTGGTGTTTTGTATTCTCGATTTGCTGCACCATCAATCTATTTCGGTGCGAGATtattgatgatgctgctattCGCCACCGTCACCGCTTGGCAGCCTGCACTCGCGTACTTCTGGATTACCTTGATGGGATTGGTTATCTCGCCCTTCTTATACAACCCCCATCAGTTTGCATGGACCGACTTTTTCATCGACTATCGTGACTATCTTCGCTGGCTGTCGCGTGGTAACTCGCGATCGCATGCTTCTTCGTGGATTGCGTTTTGTCGACTGTCCCGTATACGAGTTACTGGCTACAAGCGTAAGAATTTGGGCGACAAATCTGCTAAAATGTCAGGTGATGTTCCTAGAGCAGCCATTGCCAATATTTTCTTCACCGAAATATTTACGCCGCTCTTGCTCGCTGTCGTAACGGTCATCCCGTACTTGTTCATCAACGCGCAAACTGGTGTCCTAGCAGACAAACAGACTGTTGCCAAGGGTGCAAACCCGCCAAAGATTCAGCCTACAGCCTCCCTTGTCCGTATTCTGATTGTCGCTTTTGGCCCGGTGGCCATCAATGCTGGCGTGTTGATGGTTATGTTTGCCATGGCATGTTTTATGGGTCCTCTCTTGAGTATGTGCTGCAAAAAGTTCGGTAGTGTTTTGGCTGCTATTGCGCATGCTTTGGCTGTCATCTTCATGTTGGTATTCTTTGAGGTACTGTTCTTGCTCGAAGGATTCAACTTTGCCCGTACAATGGCTGGTATGATTGCGGTGGTATCGCTCCAGCGATTCCTGTTCAAACTGATTGTCTCATTGACTCTGACGCGAGAGTTTAAAACCGACCAGTCTAACATTGCTTTCTGGACTGGAAAATGGTACTCTATGGGCTGGCACTCCGTCTCACAGCCTGCTCGTGAGTTCCTTTGCAAAATTACGGAACTTAGCATGTTTGCAGCTGATTTCATTCTCGGACACTGGTTGTTGATGTTCATGCTTCCGGTCATTCTCATTCCTCGTGTTGATACACTGCACTCAATGATGCTCTTCTGGCTTTTGCCCAG TCAACAAATCCGCCCTCCGATTTACTCTTTGAAGCAGTCAAAACTTAGACGTCGTCGTGTCATCCGTTTTGCTATCCTCTATTTCGTTCTCGCTGTTGTTATGATTGCCCTGATTGTTGGACCAGTTTATGGTGGCAAGGCAGTTCCGGCCTCATTAAACAACCAGTTGTCTGATATTGCTGGTTTCCGATTGTTACAGCCAAACCACCAAAACCATGATAACACGAACGGAACCCAGCAAACTGGTACAGGGGCGCCAAACTATACCGGCGCTGGCAGAAAAACGACAAGCACAGGCGCGGGTGCTGGTGTCACTGGCAAGATCAGACTATTTTGA
- a CDS encoding uncharacterized protein (EggNog:ENOG41): protein MEGYYQTNQLPPPEEQQQSHPQPGVLAMSIPELQQSQQLQPALGNHMIADQAAVPINHMDDAMRHHDIQRRRSMPPAHGNAMASAPQDLPPRRMSTIGPRDMMGFDTRAPDFSGYQFDPEIPPNFPDVSASIGMQDQMGSYVTDTGSFQAMSQDIMGTMMPTQFASMDMGGMAAEPSTIDLFPGTGGQVSGLTASPIAAQLNTGQFAPAPGNDGFAITGDPNSASLGVRSNNGPEGMAVGRDEDMINAPLQQFAPLDAGPSHINVDSGMRGFAPNMPSSLPGPLPVIPTEQNASPMDMAQPSSGGVTPMPISTPRDQSKERTIYSKSGFDMLKALWLVATRKNPKIHLGAVDMSCAFVVCDVTMNDCPIIYVSDNFQNLTGYSRHEIIGQNCRFLQAPDGKVEAGSKREFVDDGAVFNLKRMIKEGREVQQSLINYRKGGKPFLNLLTMIPIPWDTDEIRYFIGFQIDLVECPDAISGQEMGGVKVNYKHSDIGQYIWTPPPSNHLEPENGQTLGVDDVSTLLQQYNPNGLVSDWHKQSWDKMLLENADDVVHVISLKGLFLYLSPSCKRILEYDAADLVGNSLSSVCHPSDIVPVTRELKDATAGTHVNIVFRIRRKQSGYTWFESHGSLFVDQGRGRKCIILVGRKRPVFALGRRILEANGGIGDSELWSKLSTSGMFLSTSTNIRSLLDLQPESLIGTSIQELMRKESRAEFGRTIEKARRGKISTCKHEMLNRRGQGLQAQTTLYPGDALEGQKPSFLLAQTKLLKASSRHIPSTLTAGSSLFVANPLHNQGTGHSGQVSQPAGGAIPPGSQDAALASDDNIFDELRTTKCSSWQFELRQMEKINRILAEELGGLLSNKKKRKRRKGVGNVVRDCANCHTRNTPEWRRGPSGQRDLCNSCGLRWAKQTGRVSPRNSTRGGHSGNTDSQSKKSTSPIHSSPLHRSETPNPALSNGESNLDPAQLAIKMAAAAAPISTGSVAGQHPTSAMPPPSQSSLATGTISSGMASIREERESSQN, encoded by the exons ATGGAGGGCTACTACCAGACAAACCAGCTGCCTCCCCCGGAGGAACAGCAGCAATCGCACCCGCAGCCCGGCGTTTTAGCCATGTCGATCCCAGAGCTTCAGCAGTCCCAGCAGCTGCAACCCGCGCTGGGGAACCACATGATTGCCGACCAGGCTGCTGTACCCATCAACCACATGGACGATGCGATGCGCCACCACGACATccagagacgaagaagcaTGCCCCCGGCCCACGGAAACGCCATGGCCTCCGCGCCACAGGaccttcctcctcgccgcatGTCGACTATTGGCCCTAGGGATATGATGGGATTTGATACCAGAGCACCCGATTTCAGCGGCTATCAGTTTGACCCGGAAATCCCCCCCAACTTCCCCGATGTCAGCGCCAGCATCGGCATGCAAGATCAGATGGGCAGTTATGTGACGGATACCGGCAGCTTCCAGGCCATGTCCCAGGATATCATGGGTACTATGATGCCAACTCAATTCGCGAGCATGGACATGGGAGGGATGGCAGCCGAACCTTCGACCATTGATCTTTTCCCTGGTACTGGCGGCCAAGTTTCAGGCCTGACTGCTTCGCCTATTGCTGCCCAGCTGAACACAGGGCAGTTTGCGCCGGCACCGGGCAATGATGGCTTTGCCATCACTGGAGATCCCAACAGTGCATCGCTAGGAGTTCGCTCAAATAATGGCCCCGAAGGCATGGCCGTAGGGCGCGACGAAGATATGATAAACGCCCCCCTCCAACAGTTCGCACCGTTAGATGCTGGCCCCTCTCACATAAACGTTGACTCTGGCATGAGAGGGTTTGCGCCAAACATGCCCTCTTCCCTGCCTGGCCCTCTACCAGTTATACCCACCGAGCAAAATGCTTCGCCAATGGACATGGCTCAGCCAAGCTCTGGCGGTGTAACCCCCATGCCAATTTCGACTCCCAGAGACCaatcaaaagaaagaaccaTTTACTCCAAGAGTGGTTTCGATATGCTGAAAGCGCTGTGGCTAGTTGCGACTCGGAAGAACCCTAAAATCCACCTGGGCGCTGTCGATATGTCCTGTGCCTTTGTCGTTTGTGATGTTACGATGAATGATTGCCCCATTATCTACGTATCTGATAATTTCCAGAATCTCACTGGATACAGCCGCCATGAGATTATTGGACAAAACTGTCGCTTCCTTCAGGCGCCCGATGGAAAGGTTGAAGCGGGATCAAAGCGAGAGTTTGTGGACGACGGAGCCGTATTTAACCTCAAAAGAATGATAAAGGAGGGCCGCGAGGTACAACAGAGCTTAATCAACTACCGCAAGGGAGGAAAGCCCTTTCTCAATCTTTTGACGATGATACCCATTCCCTGGGATACTGATGAAATAAGATATTTCATCGGCTTTCAAATCGATCTAGTTGAATGCCCTGACGCCATCTCTGGTCAAGAAATGGGAGGCGTCAAGGTGAACTATAAGCACAGCGATATTGGCCAATATATATGGACTCCGCCGCCATCTAATCATTTGGAACCCGAGAACGGTCAGACACTTGGAGTGGATGATGTTTCCACCCTCCTCCAGCAGTATAACCCGAACGGGCTCGTTTCGGATTGGCATAAACAGTCATGGGATAAGATGCTTCTCGAAAACGCCGACGATGTAGTCCATGTTATATCACTTAAAGGGCTCTTCCTTTATCTATCACCTTCTTGCAAGCGCATTCTCGAATATGATGCCGCTGACCTGGTTGGGAATTCCTTGTCCTCCGTTTGTCATCCTTCAGACATTGTTCCCGTCACACGGGAGCTGAAAGACGCAACGGCGGGCACTCATGTTAATATTGTTTTCCGAATACGGCGCAAACAAAGTGGATATACGTGGTTCGAAAGTCACGGGTCCCTATTCGTCGACCAGGGCAGAGGGCGCAAATGCATCATCTTGGTCGGCAGGAAACGGCCTGTCTTTGCTCTTGGTAGGCGTATTTTGGAAGCTAATGGTGGCATTGGTGACAGCGAACTCTGGAGCAAGCTGTCTACATCTGGCATGTTTCTCTCAACTTCGACAAATATTAGGTCACTTTTGGACCTACAGCCTGAGTCCTTGATTGGGACAAGCATTCAGGAATTGATGCGCAAAGAGTCACGAGCTGAATTCGGACGCACGATTGAAAAAGcgagaagagggaaaattTCCACTTGCAAGCATGAAATGCTTAATCGGCGGGGCCAGGGACTCCAAGCTCAAACCACTCTATATCCCGGGGATGCTTTGGAGGGTCAAAAGCCATCTTTCCTTCTGGCCCAAACAAAGCTTCTGAAAGCATCATCTCGCCATATTCCTTCGACTCTAACCGCGGGCAGCTCACTATTCGTCGCCAACCCTCTGCACAACCAGGGGACGGGCCATAGCGGCCAGGTTTCACAGCCAGCAGGCGGAGCGATCCCACCTGGATCTCAAGATGCCGCACTTGCGTCTGACGACAACATCTTCGACGAACTGAGGACGACAAAATGCTCAAGCTGGCAATTTGAGCTTCGACAAATGGAAAAAATCAATCGAATCTTGGCGGAGGAGCTTGGCGGCTTGCtatcaaacaaaaagaaacggaagagaagaaagggggTTGGAAATGTAGTTCGCGACTGCGCCAACTGCCATACTCGAAATACTCCAGAATGGCGGAGGGGGCCGAGTGGACAGCGAGATCTGTGCAATAGCTGCGGTCTACGCTGGGCTAAACAG ACCGGAAGGGTATCCCCACGCAACTCTACGCGGGGTGGCCATAGTGGAAACACTGATTCCCAGAGCAAGAAATCAACATCCCCAATTCACTCTTCGCCGTTGCATAGGAGTGAAACTCCAAATCCGGCCCTCAGCAACGGCGAAAGCAACCTTGACCCGGCGCAACTCGCAATTAagatggctgcagctgcagccccTATCAGCACAGGCTCAGTAGCAGGACAACACCCCACCTCAGCAATGCCACCTCCAAGCCAATCATCTTTAGCTACTGGCACCATCAGCTCAGGAATGGCTTCGATACGAGAAGAGCGAGAAAGTAGCCAGAATTGA